From Gimesia panareensis, the proteins below share one genomic window:
- a CDS encoding redoxin family protein, whose product MPSSSLRFLSVLLLIACTSFASAEELERPKINSAVGPLQFKDIRYLTRSLADFQNRKAFVIVACNTTCPLVKRYLPQLKRLEQEYRPQGVQFIALHTGPYESIREIAEYGIEHEIPFPSVQDIQGKSVAALGLERTPEVVVLDEQYRLRYRGRIDNQYRIGGSLPRATQENLVEALNAVLKSEPVKVTETNVDGCSITAHAVREPDTSLTYYKDIQPLIQKHCVDCHRPGTEAPFALTTLDEVRNNGAMLAEVVADQRMPPWYGGTAHAEFANQRSMSRKERTRVADWVATGMTAGTEPADLKPSLAQTDSSKWLIGQPDLKISMLETHTLPADGYIPYRYTILPYVFPEDTWVSSIEIKPDNPEVVHHCNMAAVTLTKKWDESNFITGKVPGSGPTMLPEGLGILIPKGSALALQIHYTSTGKPEQCRISVGFKYVQGKVQKRYRFLIIKNNKFRIPPEAPHHQVSNSKTLKRDAHGIGLFAHMHLRGKDLSFLAHYPEGKQETLLVIPNYSFDWQIGYLWKNQRHFFPQGTRIEAIAHYDNSAFNPFNPDPSATVREGPQTYHEMMYAFFFYTYADERLNLTIDPHTGQATH is encoded by the coding sequence ATGCCATCTTCCTCGCTTCGCTTTCTCTCAGTATTGCTGCTCATTGCGTGTACGAGTTTCGCCTCTGCAGAGGAACTGGAACGACCGAAAATCAACTCCGCCGTCGGCCCGCTGCAGTTCAAAGACATCCGCTACCTCACCCGTTCGCTCGCTGACTTCCAGAACCGGAAGGCATTCGTGATTGTCGCCTGCAACACAACCTGTCCGCTGGTGAAACGCTATCTGCCTCAACTGAAACGCCTGGAACAGGAATATCGCCCGCAGGGAGTCCAGTTCATCGCCCTGCATACCGGCCCCTACGAATCCATTCGCGAGATCGCCGAGTATGGCATCGAACACGAAATCCCCTTCCCCAGCGTACAGGACATCCAAGGCAAATCGGTCGCCGCCCTGGGCCTGGAACGCACCCCCGAAGTTGTCGTGCTCGACGAACAATACCGGCTCCGCTATCGGGGACGGATCGATAACCAATATCGCATCGGCGGTTCCCTGCCTCGCGCGACTCAGGAAAATCTCGTCGAAGCACTCAACGCGGTTCTGAAAAGTGAACCGGTCAAAGTCACCGAAACCAACGTGGACGGCTGCAGTATCACTGCGCATGCCGTCAGAGAACCAGACACCTCGCTCACGTACTACAAAGACATTCAGCCGCTGATCCAAAAACATTGCGTGGACTGTCATCGGCCCGGTACCGAGGCTCCGTTCGCACTCACAACGCTGGATGAAGTCAGGAACAACGGTGCCATGCTGGCTGAGGTTGTGGCTGACCAGCGGATGCCCCCCTGGTACGGCGGTACGGCCCACGCGGAATTCGCCAATCAGCGCAGCATGTCACGCAAAGAACGCACACGCGTGGCAGACTGGGTCGCCACAGGCATGACAGCGGGAACAGAGCCGGCCGATCTCAAACCGTCACTGGCACAAACTGACTCCAGCAAGTGGCTTATCGGCCAGCCGGATCTCAAAATCAGCATGCTCGAAACCCACACGCTCCCCGCAGACGGCTACATCCCCTATCGCTACACCATCCTGCCTTACGTCTTTCCCGAAGACACCTGGGTCTCTTCGATTGAAATCAAACCCGACAATCCGGAGGTCGTCCATCACTGCAACATGGCCGCCGTCACTTTGACGAAGAAATGGGATGAATCCAATTTCATCACCGGCAAGGTGCCCGGTTCCGGTCCGACCATGCTGCCTGAAGGGCTGGGAATCCTGATCCCCAAAGGGAGCGCCCTCGCGCTGCAGATCCATTACACGTCGACAGGCAAACCGGAACAGTGCCGGATCTCGGTCGGCTTCAAATATGTGCAGGGGAAAGTTCAAAAACGCTATCGCTTCCTGATCATCAAGAACAATAAATTCCGGATCCCACCAGAGGCACCGCATCACCAGGTCAGCAATTCCAAAACCCTCAAGCGGGACGCTCACGGCATTGGCCTGTTTGCCCACATGCATCTCCGCGGCAAAGATCTCTCCTTCCTGGCACACTACCCGGAAGGGAAACAGGAAACACTGCTGGTCATTCCCAATTACAGCTTCGACTGGCAGATAGGATATCTCTGGAAAAACCAGCGGCACTTCTTCCCCCAGGGAACCCGCATCGAAGCCATCGCCCACTACGATAATTCGGCGTTCAATCCGTTCAACCCCGATCCCAGTGCGACCGTCAGAGAGGGCCCGCAGACCTATCACGAAATGATGTATGCCTTCTTCTTCTACACCTACGCAGACGAACGGCTGAATCTGACCATCGATCCCCATACGGGACAGGCAACCCATTAA
- a CDS encoding nuclear transport factor 2 family protein, with translation MTLRIFTCTLFCSLLTHSLLLAEDKPSTVDAELLKAVKTLDAAFSNRDKETIRKMTDPRHISISPSYQFFNQEDQLKALPELKLSLFKASPKKIIRTTPSSALITYEANIEGTFEGKKLAKHVQILECWIKHKGEWLEVSYQETPLP, from the coding sequence ATGACACTTCGCATTTTCACCTGCACTCTGTTCTGCAGCCTGCTCACTCACAGCTTACTGCTGGCAGAAGACAAGCCCTCGACCGTGGACGCCGAGCTCCTCAAAGCGGTCAAAACACTGGATGCCGCCTTTTCGAACCGGGACAAAGAGACGATTCGCAAGATGACCGATCCCCGGCACATTTCGATTTCGCCCTCTTACCAGTTTTTCAACCAGGAAGATCAGCTGAAAGCCCTGCCCGAGCTCAAGCTGTCCCTCTTCAAAGCCAGCCCCAAAAAAATCATCCGCACCACTCCCAGTTCGGCGCTGATTACTTATGAGGCAAATATCGAAGGAACGTTTGAAGGAAAGAAACTGGCAAAGCACGTGCAGATTCTCGAATGCTGGATCAAACACAAGGGTGAATGGCTGGAAGTTTCTTACCAGGAAACACCACTCCCCTGA
- a CDS encoding metallophosphoesterase family protein encodes MTHSDAPWTFLHVNDSHMGTARSYRFRPAINKRWAAIKQQMSEIDADLLLHGGDLTRDGDTHEFEYEQARADLDTLPFPSFVIPGNMDVGNKHTSVNGVKPRWDPKGLGWNDPELNMTGKRLDLFANYFGPLQWTFLHRDVRFTGFYAAVAGTGLPHEDRFWKMLERLPDLPAGKHHVAVMHYWPFMESPDEPAWDLTIGEQYDNWYFSIDPPHRQRLWEILKAAKVEILFCGHVHTGRPVQHVDGIRLYRTQASGNTGQLAERWPEADTRFGFHRCDVSDSGIEVTFIPGNDQCDEFGTFGPLGHPPIEERDYSVAEEQPPLQADTDL; translated from the coding sequence AACGCTGGGCGGCCATTAAACAGCAGATGTCGGAAATCGACGCCGACCTGCTTCTGCACGGCGGGGACCTGACCCGCGACGGGGACACCCACGAATTCGAATACGAACAGGCCCGCGCCGATCTGGACACGCTCCCCTTCCCCTCGTTTGTCATCCCCGGCAATATGGATGTCGGCAACAAACACACCTCCGTCAACGGTGTCAAACCCCGCTGGGATCCCAAGGGACTGGGCTGGAACGACCCGGAATTGAACATGACGGGCAAACGCCTGGACCTGTTCGCGAACTATTTTGGCCCGTTGCAGTGGACCTTCCTGCATCGGGACGTGCGTTTCACCGGCTTTTACGCCGCGGTCGCAGGAACCGGACTGCCACACGAGGACCGCTTCTGGAAAATGCTGGAACGTCTCCCCGACCTGCCGGCCGGCAAGCATCATGTTGCCGTCATGCATTACTGGCCCTTCATGGAATCCCCCGACGAACCCGCCTGGGACCTGACCATCGGCGAACAGTATGATAACTGGTACTTTTCCATCGATCCCCCGCATCGCCAGCGACTCTGGGAGATCCTGAAAGCAGCGAAAGTGGAAATCCTGTTCTGCGGCCACGTCCATACCGGACGACCGGTGCAGCACGTGGACGGCATCCGCCTGTATCGTACCCAGGCCTCAGGCAACACGGGACAGCTGGCGGAACGCTGGCCCGAAGCAGACACCCGCTTCGGCTTTCATCGCTGTGATGTCTCTGATTCCGGTATCGAAGTCACCTTCATTCCCGGTAACGATCAATGCGACGAGTTCGGCACGTTCGGCCCGCTGGGTCATCCCCCCATCGAAGAACGGGACTACTCCGTCGCCGAAGAGCAACCTCCGCTGCAAGCCGATACGGATCTTTAA
- a CDS encoding sugar phosphate isomerase/epimerase family protein — protein MKISRRQFLQAGSGALAISVAGSRSLAANPAANPAQKKTAAPSLKNALGITTSSLSGHITPRGGKGKISLLDLPRMMRDELGMTVIDLNTSTLSVTDRKYLDQLRAAADQAGCILTNLKMNQGKLDMNSPDKATRVKALNTYKQSIEVASQLGLKWARPLPLKPRPDMQIHIASYRELCDYGAERNVQLLVENYGWMQSDPASVVKLVEAIGHNVAACPDTGNWDSEPLRYAGLEKTFPIAVTCDFKARAIGPRGEHPLYDLKRCFEIGWQAGFRGPWCFEHANKDRQMLFKELGMLRDMLQTWTKEAAAGESSGS, from the coding sequence ATGAAGATTTCACGTAGGCAGTTTCTGCAGGCGGGCAGCGGGGCTCTGGCGATCTCTGTTGCCGGCAGTCGATCTCTGGCAGCGAATCCGGCAGCAAATCCGGCTCAGAAAAAAACGGCGGCTCCCTCATTGAAGAATGCGCTGGGGATCACGACCTCTTCCTTATCAGGACATATCACGCCGCGGGGTGGGAAGGGGAAAATTTCCCTGCTGGACCTGCCCCGGATGATGCGGGATGAGCTGGGGATGACGGTGATTGACCTGAATACGTCGACACTCTCGGTCACCGATCGGAAATATCTGGACCAGTTGCGCGCCGCCGCGGATCAGGCGGGCTGCATTTTGACCAACCTGAAAATGAATCAGGGTAAGCTGGATATGAACAGTCCGGACAAAGCGACTCGAGTGAAGGCGCTCAACACATACAAGCAGTCCATCGAGGTCGCTTCGCAACTGGGACTGAAATGGGCACGACCGCTGCCGCTGAAGCCGCGACCCGATATGCAGATTCATATCGCCAGTTATCGGGAATTGTGCGACTACGGGGCGGAGCGTAACGTGCAACTGCTGGTTGAGAATTATGGCTGGATGCAGAGTGACCCGGCATCGGTGGTCAAACTGGTCGAGGCGATTGGTCATAACGTCGCGGCCTGTCCCGATACCGGCAACTGGGACAGTGAGCCGCTGCGTTACGCGGGGCTGGAAAAAACATTTCCGATCGCGGTGACCTGTGATTTCAAGGCGCGGGCCATCGGACCCCGGGGAGAGCATCCGCTGTATGATCTGAAACGCTGTTTCGAGATTGGCTGGCAGGCCGGTTTCCGGGGACCCTGGTGCTTTGAGCATGCCAACAAAGATCGGCAGATGCTCTTTAAAGAACTGGGGATGCTGCGGGACATGCTGCAGACCTGGACGAAGGAAGCAGCAGCCGGGGAATCATCTGGGTCCTGA